From the Anopheles coustani chromosome X, idAnoCousDA_361_x.2, whole genome shotgun sequence genome, one window contains:
- the LOC131269444 gene encoding uncharacterized protein LOC131269444 — protein sequence MLRQLINVVRFVLQTVRKYIKPLILIVSFLTFIWLIVDTTHRPEFVRHASKHSFRRNQTSDPEADRWDQLSVQRFLDLLEIDFNVSAPDSPQQGHPTSCQQDNTLLFTAFAGSTFVEHMWHYLSLIALQRSVMHTGADHFDVRTMLTISARAELSQLFVSLSDDVIDQQKIQCYDVPTAYILNDDTTVEVPESGSQLYILNNNARRLREILQVSWEDVAMYFQIDLNSRKIANDILVNLRQRTIQNEGEEVGASLQFVGLKVDDGDELPFEYYYRAITFQRKMYDNGQLLFVLLCKDTKGTICSMLNAQSEHITVLQQNIEPAIDFALMSLCNHTIVSQEADIFPPLLRGTGNTVVYGYEDDYSTNVGLELANFKDHWYSIV from the exons ATGCTACGCCAGCTGATAAACGTGGTGCGCTTCGTACTGCAAACGGTGCGGAAGTATATCAAGCCACTCATACTGATCGTCTCGTTCCTGACATTTATCTGGCTTATTGTGGATACAACGCACAGACCGGAGTTTGTACGCCACGCGTCCAAGCACAGTTTCCGGCGCAATCAAACTTCCGACCCGGAGGCCGATCGGTGGGACCAGCTATCGGTGCAGCGCTTTCTCGACCTGCTGGAAATCGATTTCAACGTGAGTGCACCCGATAGCCCCCAACAGGGACATCCCACGTCCTGCCAGCAAGACAACACCTTGCTGTTTACTGCCTTCGCAGGCAGCACCTTCGTAGAGCATATGTGGCATTACTTGTCCCTGATCGCCCTACAACGCAGTGTAATGCACACCGGAGCCGACCACTTCGATGTACGTACGATGCTGACTATTAGTGCAAGGGCCGAGTTGAGTCAACTGTTCGTAAG TTTATCGGATGATGTTATCGATCAGCAAAAGATCCAATGCTACGACGTGCCCACTGCTTACATCTTGAACGACGACACCACTGTTGAGGTGCCTGAATCCGGCAGTCAACTGTACATTCTAAATAACAACGCCAGGCGGCTTCGAGAAATTCTGCAAGTATCCTGGGAAGATGTAGCCATGTACTTCCA AATAGATCTGAACAGCAGGAAAATAGCAAACGACATATTGGTGAATCTTCGACAGCGTACCATACAGAATGAAGGTGAAGAAGTCGGTGCTAGCCTACAATTCGTTGGCTTGAAGGTAGATGATGGAGATGAGCTGCCGTTCGAGTATTACTATCGGGCAATCACTTTCCAGCGTAAAATGTACGACAATGGCCAgttgttgttcgttttgcTGTGCAAAGACACGAAAGGGACGATCTGCAGTATGCTGAACGCGCAAAGCGAACACATTACCGTGTTGCAACAAAACATCGAACCGGCCATTGACTTTGCGTTAATGTCTCTGTGTAATCACACTATTGTTTCTCAGGAAGCAGACATCTTCCCACCGCTGCTCCGTGGCACTGGTAACACAGTTGTTTACGGTTATGAAGACGACTACAGTACAAACGTCGGACTTGAGCTCGCGAACTTTAAAGACCACTGGTACTCGATCGTTTAG
- the LOC131269193 gene encoding lysoplasmalogenase-like protein TMEM86A, producing the protein MRQGDISKSENSVGSKLIPFITTTVLYFSLIQHTERSTIPSTVLKCMPIYSLLFFVILTDFKHAKAKRYKMRILGGLLFSSLGDLLLNYDLFEAGMGAFGIAQVFYILAFGMKPLKIWIGVLLYACGLLATSLFYGNLNSVIKMCLPFYAILLLTMCWRSLARVEGTRNYLRVMCGFCSVLFVISDGIIAFDKFYVPISAAQTYIMVTYYVAQVGITLSINDYQTDDSPIKTQHSIHSRTKIQKTKSS; encoded by the exons ATGAGGCAAGGCGATATCAGCAAATCC GAGAATTCTGTCGGATCGAAGCTGATACCGTTTATTACCACGACTGTGCTCTATTTTTCGCTTATTCAGCATACCGAGCGAAGCACCATTCCGTCAACTGTGCTGAAATGTATGCCGATATACAGTCTCCTGTTCTTTGTTATCCTGACTGATTTCAAACATGCCAAAGC GAAACGATACAAAATGCGCATTTTGGGTGGACTTTTGTTCTCTTCGCTGGGAGATTTACTATTGAACTATGACTTATTCGAAGCAGGCATGGGCGCATTCGGTATCGCACAGGTGTTCTACATACTGGCGTTCGGTATGAAACCATTGAAAATATGGATCGGTGTGCTCCTGTACGCTTGTGGATTATTAG CGACCTCACTCTTTTACGGAAATTTGAACTCAGTGATAAAAATGTGTCTTCCATTTTACGCAATACTACTGCTAACAATGTGCTGGCGATCGTTGGCAAGAGTCGAAGGCACTCGG AACTATCTGCGCGTGATGTGCGGATTTTGCAGTGTACTGTTCGTGATATCTGATGGCATTATTGCTTTTGACAAGTTTTATGTGCCCATTAGTGCGGCTCAG acGTACATCATGGTCACTTATTATGTTGCTCAAGTCGGAATAACACTTAGCATAAATGACTACCAGACGGACGATTCACCAATCAAAACGCAACATTCAATCCATTCGCGTACGAAGATCCAGAAAACCAAGTCATCCTAA
- the LOC131268821 gene encoding mitotic checkpoint protein BUB3, with translation MSRKPEMQIQNAPGDVISAVKFSPQGNKFLLVASWDSCVRLYDVVTNSLRHKFYHSSPVLDCAFLDAMKTVSGGLDNIVKMYDLNTHAENVLGSHNAGVKCVESCKMLNAILTGSWDKSVKLWDLREKECVGTYEQSNGKVYSMSCIDEKLVVATSERKVLIWDLRNMVNYLERRESSLKYQTRSVRCFPNKEGYVMSSIEGRVAVEYFDPNPEVQKKKFAFKCHRAKEGDIELIYPVNAISFHSVYNTFATGGSDGYVNIWDGFNKKRLCQFHLYDSSISSLCFSDDGSTLAIACSYMDEAETPPDPYPKPTLYVRYVNEQETRPK, from the exons ATGTCACGGAAACCAGAAATGCAGATCCAAAACGCACCGGGGGATGTGATATCGGCTGTTAAATTTTCTCCCCAAGGAAACAAGTTTCTGCTCGTTGCTTCGTGGGATTCCTGTGTTCGCCTGTACGATGTGGTCACCAATTCCTTGCGACACAAATTTTACCATTCGTCACCAGTGCTGGACTGCGCATTTTTG GACGCCATGAAGACGGTCAGCGGTGGCTTGGACAATATTGTTAAGATGTACGATCTCAATACTCACGCGGAAAACGTGCTCGGTAGTCACAATGCGGGTGTCAAGTGTGTCGAAAGCTGCAAAATGCTAAACGCAATTCTTACCGGCAGCTGGGATAAGTCGGTTAAGCTGTGGGACTTGCGCGAGAAAGAGTGTGTTGGCACGTATGAGCAGAGCAACGGCAAGGTGTACTCGATGAGCTGCATCGACGAGAAGCTGGTGGTAGCCACCTCCGAGCGCAAGGTGCTGATCTGGGATTTGCGCAACATGGTAAACTACCTCGAGCGTCGCGAATCGTCGCTCAAGTATCAGACGCGTTCCGTGCGCTGCTTCCCCAACAAAGAGGGCTACGTGATGAGCTCGATCGAGGGCCGGGTTGCGGTGGAGTACTTCGACCCGAACCCGGAGGTGCAAAAGAAGAAGTTTGCCTTCAAGTGCCACCGAGCGAAGGAAGGGGACATCGAACTCATCTATCCCGTCAATGCGATCAGTTTCCACAGCGTGTACAACACGTTTGCCACCGGCGGCTCGGACGGGTACGTCAACATCTGGGATGGGTTCAACAAGAAGCGGCTGTGTCAGTTTCATCTGTACGATAGCTCTATTTCGAGCCTCTGCTTTAGCGACGATGGAAGCACCCTAGCGATCGCCTGTTCGTACATGGACGAAGCGGAAACACCGCCAGATCCGTACCCCAAACCGACGCTCTACGTGCGTTACGTCAACGAGCAGGAAACACGTCCGAAGTAG
- the LOC131268912 gene encoding homeobox protein MOX-2-like, producing MAAIVASSSSVSHNTMSGSSMFDNGYRRGNTRQQSLLGPHGRSGHHHHHQHYHHHRHYCNSHYYHHRSRPASRSEVRLGSLLSPDVGGGCPAPTTTITPTTTTSPTTPTTSGSITNANTATIHGKMAVPVSCIGSSSSSSCSSSQQPSLARARRASSTGPVRRCTFAPSVGGVPTAPGLRSEGRRLRRQSSSVALFAEQERPQPRQPVLPPPPPP from the exons ATGGCTGCCATCGTAGCCTCTTCGTCGTCCGTAAGTCACAACACGATG AGCGGCAGTAGCATGTTCGATAACGGTTACCGGCGGGGGAACACTCGGCAGCAGTCGCTGCTAGGGCCGCACGGGCGATCGggtcatcaccaccatcaccagcactaccaccaccatcggcaTTACTGCAACAGCCACTACTATCACCATCGGTCGCGTCCGGCCAGCCGGAGCGAGGTCCGATTAGGTTCGCTGCTGTCACCGGACGTTGGCGGCGGCTGTCCAGCTCCAACCACCACGATCAcccccactaccaccacctcgCCCACCACCCCGACAACTAGCGGCTCCATAACCAACGCCAACACCGCAACCATCCATGGGAAGATGGCAGTACCGGTGTCCTGCATcggctcctcctcctcctcctcctgctcctcctccCAGCAGCCCTCGCTTGCGAGAGCCCGCCGGGCCAGCAGTACCGGCCCCGTCCGGCGGTGCACCTTCGCCCCCTCGGTCGGTGGCGTGCCAACCGCGCCCGGTCTGCGCAGCGAAGGTCGCCGACTCCGGCGCCAgtcgtcgtcggtggcgtTGTTTGCCGAGCAGGAGCGTCCTCAACCCCGCCAGCCAGTgctaccaccgccaccgccaccgtaa